Proteins encoded together in one Miscanthus floridulus cultivar M001 chromosome 16, ASM1932011v1, whole genome shotgun sequence window:
- the LOC136512014 gene encoding nucleosome assembly protein 1;2-like isoform X1, which produces MSDGKDSLDLSALGAAIPNSAELSAEDKAHLVASIKNTLEGLASRHTDVLENLEPKVRKRVEKLREIQGQHNELEAKFFEERAALEAKYQKLYEPLYSKRYEIVNGVVEVEGVTEESAAETPAEQKSGDETSAEQKEEKGVPAFWLNAMKNHEILAEEIQERDEEALKYLKDIKWYRISEPKGFKLEFHFDTNPFFKNSVLTKTYHMIDEDEPILEKAIGTEIEWYPGKCLTQKVLKKKPRKGSKNTKPITKTEDCESFFNFFSPPQVPDDDEEIDEDTAEQLQNQMEQDYDIGSTIRDKIIPHAVSWFTGEAAQDEDFEVMDGEEDDDEDDDDEDEDDEDEDDDDDYDTKKTKGTAGGEGQQGERPAECKQQ; this is translated from the exons ATGAGCGATGGCAAGGACTCCCTCGACCTCTCCGCCCTCGGCGCCGCCATCCCCAACTCGGCCG AGCTCAGCGCGGAGGACAAGGCCCACCTTGTGGCGTCGATCAAG AACACGCTCGAGGGATTGGCGTCGCGGCATACCGACGTGCTCGAGAACCTCGAGCCCAAGGTCAGGAAGCGCGTCGAGAAGCTCAGGGAGATCCAG GGCCAACACAATGAACTTGAGGCAAAGTTTTTCGAGGAGAGAGCAGCTCTAGAAGCCAAGTATCAGAAGTTGTATGAACCACTTTACTCAAAG CGTTACGAAATTGTCAATGGTGTGGTTGAGGTTGAGGGTGTCACAGAAGAAAGTGCAGCTGAAACCCCTGCAGAGCAAAAGAGTGGAGATGAGACCTCTGCTGAGCAAAAAG AAGAAAAAGGTGTACCAGCTTTCTGGCTTAATGCAATGAAGAATCATGAAATTCTAGCTGAGGAG ATCCAGGAGAGGGATGAGGAAGCTCTCAAGTACCTCAAGGACATCAAGTGGTACAGGATCAGCGAGCCAAAGGGCTTTAAGCTTGAATTTCACTTTGATACAAATCCGTTCTTCAAGAATTCAGTGCTTACAAAAACATATCACATGATTGATGAGGATGAACCAATTCTGGAGAAAGCCATTGG TACTGAAATTGAATGGTACCCTGGGAAGTGCTTGACACAAAAGGTGCTAAAAAAGAAGCCACGGAAGGGGTCAAAGAACACTAAACCTATCACAAAAACTGAAGATTGTGAGAGCTTCTTCAACTTCTTCAGTCCACCTCAAGTCCCTGATGACGATGAGGAAATTGATGAGGATACA GCTGAACAGTTGCAGAACCAAATGGAGCAAGATTATGATATTGG ATCTACCATCAGAGACAAGATTATCCCACATGCTGTCTCGTGGTTCACTGGAGAGGCTGCTCAAGATGAGGACTTTGAAGTTATGGATGGTGAGGAGGacgacgatgaagatgatgacgacgaagacgaagacgacgaggatgaagatgatgatgatgattacgATACCAAG AAGACCAAGGGAACTGCTGGAGGGGAAGGGCAGCAAGGCGAACGACCTGCAGAGTGCAAGCAGCAGTAA
- the LOC136512014 gene encoding nucleosome assembly protein 1;2-like isoform X2, producing the protein MSDGKDSLDLSALGAAIPNSAELSAEDKAHLVASIKNTLEGLASRHTDVLENLEPKVRKRVEKLREIQGQHNELEAKFFEERAALEAKYQKLYEPLYSKRYEIVNGVVEVEGVTEESAAETPAEQKSGDETSAEQKEEKGVPAFWLNAMKNHEILAEEIQERDEEALKYLKDIKWYRISEPKGFKLEFHFDTNPFFKNSVLTKTYHMIDEDEPILEKAIGTEIEWYPGKCLTQKVLKKKPRKGSKNTKPITKTEDCESFFNFFSPPQVPDDDEEIDEDTAEQLQNQMEQDYDIGSTIRDKIIPHAVSWFTGEAAQDEDFEVMDGEEDDDEDDDDEDEDDEDEDDDDDYDTKTKGTAGGEGQQGERPAECKQQ; encoded by the exons ATGAGCGATGGCAAGGACTCCCTCGACCTCTCCGCCCTCGGCGCCGCCATCCCCAACTCGGCCG AGCTCAGCGCGGAGGACAAGGCCCACCTTGTGGCGTCGATCAAG AACACGCTCGAGGGATTGGCGTCGCGGCATACCGACGTGCTCGAGAACCTCGAGCCCAAGGTCAGGAAGCGCGTCGAGAAGCTCAGGGAGATCCAG GGCCAACACAATGAACTTGAGGCAAAGTTTTTCGAGGAGAGAGCAGCTCTAGAAGCCAAGTATCAGAAGTTGTATGAACCACTTTACTCAAAG CGTTACGAAATTGTCAATGGTGTGGTTGAGGTTGAGGGTGTCACAGAAGAAAGTGCAGCTGAAACCCCTGCAGAGCAAAAGAGTGGAGATGAGACCTCTGCTGAGCAAAAAG AAGAAAAAGGTGTACCAGCTTTCTGGCTTAATGCAATGAAGAATCATGAAATTCTAGCTGAGGAG ATCCAGGAGAGGGATGAGGAAGCTCTCAAGTACCTCAAGGACATCAAGTGGTACAGGATCAGCGAGCCAAAGGGCTTTAAGCTTGAATTTCACTTTGATACAAATCCGTTCTTCAAGAATTCAGTGCTTACAAAAACATATCACATGATTGATGAGGATGAACCAATTCTGGAGAAAGCCATTGG TACTGAAATTGAATGGTACCCTGGGAAGTGCTTGACACAAAAGGTGCTAAAAAAGAAGCCACGGAAGGGGTCAAAGAACACTAAACCTATCACAAAAACTGAAGATTGTGAGAGCTTCTTCAACTTCTTCAGTCCACCTCAAGTCCCTGATGACGATGAGGAAATTGATGAGGATACA GCTGAACAGTTGCAGAACCAAATGGAGCAAGATTATGATATTGG ATCTACCATCAGAGACAAGATTATCCCACATGCTGTCTCGTGGTTCACTGGAGAGGCTGCTCAAGATGAGGACTTTGAAGTTATGGATGGTGAGGAGGacgacgatgaagatgatgacgacgaagacgaagacgacgaggatgaagatgatgatgatgattacgATACCAAG ACCAAGGGAACTGCTGGAGGGGAAGGGCAGCAAGGCGAACGACCTGCAGAGTGCAAGCAGCAGTAA